A region of the Acinetobacter defluvii genome:
TTGGCGCAATAATATCATCTAAGCCTACTTGCTTTTGATGTTTCAAATCAAAGTTATAATATACCTGTGATGCTGAACCATGTGCGCCTCCTAAATAACTACTGGTATTTAAGACAACTGTTGCCAATGGTTCTGTTGAGTTTAAAATTTTAGGGCTGACACTTACACTGATTTTACTACTTGCACCAAGACTTAAAAGCTCTTGCTGTAAAGCGGTAAAAGTCGCAACATAAGGTTTTAACTGATCTGCCATAGATTGAGCTGGTGTTTTTGCGGCATTGGCTGCAATAACACTACTACTGGCTTGCTGCTCATCTTGTTTTTGCTGTTGTTCAGTTTTCTTTTTTTCCTCTTGAATGCTTTTGCTCTGATTACCCACATCCAAGATTTGATCTAAGTTCTTCAAAATCGCTTGGTCAATGATATTATCGACCACAAACTGATTAGTATGTAAGCGCTCTACCGAAAATTCGGGGCAGCTATTCCCGCTACACTCAGGCAATTCAACAGCCACTTTTTCTGATTGCCCTTGCAAAGTCAACGTTGTATCCACAGCTTCGGAACTACTGCTTTGTTCTACAGGTTGTTTTTGCTCTTTTTGATCTGCTTTAGGCTGACAAGCAGATAATGCAAAAGTTGCCATCAACATGGACAATACCAAAGTACGTTTCTGATCTAACATCTCATAAAACCTTAAAACAAAATTGAATAAACAAGGTATCGTTCTAGCTTATGCTTCCTGTGCATGCTGCTCAATCTTTATTTGTATCTGAACTTAAAACATCTGCTGAAAGACTTGTGCTTGCAAAACTTCCTGAGTTTGTTGTTTGGAAAAATAAATATCTAACTGCTTGGCATCTTCCACGATTTCTCCTGCGCGATAATGTAAACCCACACCTTCACCATCAAAGAACCAATCTGACTGCCCCCAATACAACTTCTTAGGTGCAGATTTTTGTACCAAACTGTCTTGATCTTTGAGCCATGCTTGATATTTTTCTTGTACCCATGTATTCAGTTTAGTTTGTTTTTTTGATTGAATTACATCCAAAATACTTAAACTTTTCTGTGTCTTACGATCTGCTACAAAAAAATATTGACGTTCTTTGACCGCAACTTCAGCTTGTTGTGTATTCACAGACAATTGTAATAAGACATATTGATTACGCTGCGATGCCATACGTGTACTTAAGTGCAATTCATAGGCTTTATTTTTAGAAAACTCTTCTTGCCATGCATCCGACTGTTTCACATACGCATTTACAGCTTGTTGTAAACTCATATTTTGTTTCAGACCGATCTGATCTTGAATCACTTTGGATTGATTGTTGGCAATCCAACTATTTAACCATTTGTCTTGAGTTTTTAATGTTTGAATGTCGATATCAATACAGTTTTTCTTTTCACAAAATGGAACAGCATAATCTGCTTTAGCTTCTTGGATATTTAAATAGGGTAAAACTTCTGCTTTTTCTACTGGTTGTACGGAAATGTCTTTAGATTTTTCTTGTTGTGCAGTTTTATTGTTTGAATCACATGCTGACAAAAATATACCCATGCAAAGCATCAGCATAAATCGTTTTTGAATGTGCATTGCATTCTCCATTATTGTCAATAACTGTTGCGGTATTTTGAGCGAAATAAAACAGCTTCACAAGGAAGCTGTTTTGATCAAATCGAATGATATATCACTATCTATGATTAGTGTTCCCGTGTCGCACGGAATTCAATATCAGGATAACGCTCTTGCATCAACTGTAGATTTACACGACTTGGTGCAAGATAAGTCAAGTGACCACCGCCATCAACAGACAATTGATCATGCGCTTTTTTCTTAAATTCATTGAATTTCTTCTCATCGCTACAAGATACCCAACGCACCGTGTTAATACTCACAGGTTCATAAATACAATCGACTTTGTATTCTTCTTTCAAGCGATATGCCACCACTTCAAACTGAAGCACACCGACTGCACCTACGATCAAGTCGTTGCTGTTTTGTGGCATAAAGACTTGCGTTGCACCTTCTTCTGAAAGCTCTTTTAAACCTTTTTGTAGTTGTTTCGATTTCAAAGGGTCTTTTAGACGAACACGGCGAAACATCTCAGGGGCAAAGTGTGGAATACCCGTGAATTGTAATTTTTCACCTGAAGTAAAGGTATCCCCGATTTGAATGGTACCGTGGTTATGTAAACCAATGATGTCACCTGGCCAAGCTTCTTCCAAATGCTGACGATCGCCTGCAAGGAAGGTCAAAGCATCACTAATACGTACATCTTTGTCGATACGCACATGCTTCATTTTCAAGCCTTTTTCATAACGACCTGAACAGATACGCATAAATGCGATACGGTCACGATGTTTCGGGTCCATATTAGCTTGAATTTTAAAGACGAAACCTGTAAAGCCTTCCTCAGTCGCTTCTACCGTACGTACTTCTGTCGGATGCGCTTTGGGTGGTGGTGCATAATTACTGAACGCATCCAAGACATGATCTACACCAAAATTACCCAAGGCTGTACCAAACAAGACAGGGGTTTGACGACCTGTCAAAAATTCTTCACGATCTAATGGCTCATTTGCCATTTGCACCAACTCTAAAGATTCTTCAAATGCAGCCCATGCCAATTCACCCACTTTTTCACGTAAGTCAGCATGATCGTATCCATCACGAACTTCGATGTCGGTAATGGTAGAACCAAAACCTGCTTTATAGACGTAAAATTTTTCTTCGATTAAATTGTAGACCCCTGCAAAATCACGTCCTGTACCCAACGGCCAAGTCAAAGGAACACACTTAATTTTAAGGACGTTTTCAATCTCATCAAGCAACTCTAAGGGCTCACGGATTTCACGATCCATTTTGTTGACAAATGAAATGATGGGTGTATCACGCATACGACACACATCCATCAGTTTGATGGTACGGTCTTCGACCCCTTTTGCGCCATCAATCACCATCAATGCTGAGTCGACTGCGGTTAAAGTACGATAAGTATCTTCAGAAAAGTCCTCATGCCCTGGCGTATCGAGCAAGTTGATCATCTTATCTTTAAACGGAAACTGCATCACTGAGGTGGTGATCGAAATCCCACGCTCTTTTTCCATTTCCATCCAGTCAGAAGTCGCAGCACGATCAGCTTTACGACTTTTTACCATTCCTGCAACCTGAATCGCTTGTCCCCATAACAACAGTTTTTCTGTCATGGTTGTTTTACCCGCATCGGGATGCGAAATGATGGCAAAGGTTCGGCGTGCCGCAACTTCTTTTGCTAATTGCTCTTTAAACATAAACTAAATCTTAAATTGGCACACAATTTTATACACCACTTCAAATTGAGGTGTTTTGTGTGAGAGAAAATAAATTAAAAATTGGCGTAATTGTATATGAATACGTGACTATCCGCTAATAAATTAGACATGTTTCATTTCTAGACGTATTTTTATTTTTGAAATATTTATCATTTTCTTTGAGCCAATCCTGTTTCTTTCCTCAATCAAGACCCTGCAAAATATTTAGCTTCCAAACACTGGATAGGCATCGGTTTGCCCAACAAATAACCCTGTAGTTGCTGGCAACCTAAGCGTTTTAAGATTTCTGCTTGTTGCTCTGTTTCCACGCCTTCAGCAGTCACAACCAATCCAAGTCGAATCGCTAAATGAATAATACTTTCTAAAATAATCTCATCTTTAGAACCTTCACATAAGTTGCGAATAAACTCACGATCAATTTTCAATTCATCCACAGGTAAATCTTTTAAATACAAAAAACTTGAATGCCCAGTACCAAAGTCGTCAATTGCCAGCAAAACACCTAATGCCCTTAAACGCTCAAACGTGCAAATGCTCTTTTCAATATGATGCATTGCGGTTGATTCAGTAATTTCTAAAACCAACTCTTTAGGTTGAATTTTATATTTTTTAATTAATTTATCTAAGGTGGAAACAAGATGTTTATGTTCAAACTGAACGGCGGATAAATTCACTGCAATTTGGCAAAATGGTAGTTTTTTTTCATGCCATACGTGTAATTGCATGCAGGCTTGTTCGAGTGCCCAATAGCCCATACGAATAATCAAACCCGTTTGTTCTGCTGCCTCAATGAATCTGTTCGGCGCAAGCAAACCCAGCGTTGGATGTTGCCAACGAATTAGCGCTTCTGCACCACAAATTTGATAATCTGCTAAAAATTTGGCTTGATAATATAAAACAAATTGCTGTTCATCGACAGCACGATACAAATCATTAATCAGTTTAGATTGATGACGATGCTGAAAATATTGCTCAGAACTAGCACTATAAATACAAAAAGTATTACGCCCTTGTTCTTTAGCAAGCATTTTTGCAGTATCCGCATGTGTTAACAAGTCGTGTAAAGACTGCCCATGATCAGGATAAAGTACGATGCCTAAACTGGCTGAAATATTGATTTGTTTATGTTCAATCAAAAAACGCTCTTGAACTTTGACTAAAATTTTTTCAGCAATGCTTTCGAGTTGAAACTCTTTAATCTGTGGCAAAATGATTAAAAACTCATCTCCGCCTAAGCGCAGTAAAATCTGATTATCATCCAAAACACTTTGTAGACGCTCTGTCAAAGCAACCAGTAAATGATCTCCAACTTGATAGCCAAAGTTATCATTCACCGCTTTAAAAAAATCTAAATCCAAATAAATCAATGCAAATTTTTGATGGGTTAATTTATAACGTTGAAATAACTTTTCGATATGATCTTGTAAAAACAAGCGATTCGGTAATTTAGTTAAATTGTCTTGTAATGTTAAATTTTCCAATTCTTCATTAATTTTTAGGAGTTGTAAATTTCGCTCTTCCAACCGTAATTCTAATACTGCAACCAAACAGGCTGATGCTAAAACCACGCACGTAAAAAACATCATACTGAGCAGCAGCATTTCTTGAGAGTGCTGCGCCCCATCATCTAAATGTGGAACTTCTGTAAAATTATAAAAAGAAGCGGCTGTCATGCCTGTGTAATAAAGCCCCATCAAGCTGATTACAAGCATCAAAAAAATTGTAACTCTCATCCAGTGCTTGGCATATACACTATTTTTTGCTTTAAAAGCGAACCAAAGACTAAACCCTGAAACAATGATGCTGATAACAATCAAAAGAATGACCCATATTGGGTCATAATGAATTTCATGTTCAGGTAAATTGACTGCCATTAACGCTAGATAATGCATACCAGAAATACCTGTACCCATGAATAATGAGCACAGTAACAAACGTGAACACGGTAATTTATTTTGGGTAATCACCCATGCAGAAAACACAGATGCAAGTACAACAATAAAATAAGAGTAACAAGATAAACCTAGCTTAAAACTATAGGTATCAGGCAAATAATTTTGCATTCCCAAAAAATGAATGCCCCAGACACACAAACCAAAGCAACTACCAAAGGCAACTAATATCGCCCTTCTATAGACAACTTTATCTTTTTTCTTGATGAGCTTCTCTACACACATCAACAACCCACTTGCGATGAATGCGAGTACAGCAGCACCTAAAATTAGATCAATGTTGTCTAGCATCTGAAACCATAGAAACACTTACACTCGCTTTCATACTTGTGTTATTCAATCGAAAAATACAGCATAAAACAGTGTGAAGGTTCACCTTTTAAAGAGTAAAAAATATAGGATTAAAATAGCATTATCTTATTGAAGGTCAAGTTATTCTTAATTTTTTAGACAAGAAAAAAGCATATCGAAATATGCTTTTTTACATATGATTAACAGAGTATTTAGTTGCGCTTACTTTTGCAGTTGAGCAAGATCAATTAATACATTTGCTGCTTCAGTGACAAAAGTTTCTTCTTCAGGTAAAGCTGGTCGTTTATTGGCTTTCATTTTCGCACGAGACTCAGCCAGTGCATCTAAAGAAGCTTGATAACTTTCCCAGTTCGGATAAGCTTTTAAGCCAGTTTCAGCACGACGTTTATTTTCCGCAGCTAAAGTTTTCAACTCAAGCTCATTCAACTCAGCTTTACGTTTCTCAATATCTAATACGACCTGTTTTTGATCTTTGGTATGTTGTGAGATGGCTTTACGCGCTGCTAGATATTGAAATTGAGGATCGGCATTTACACGTAATTTTGACTGTTCAGCCAATTGTGCCACGTGTGGCTGAATTAAACCTTCACGTTTAAATGGCGCAGTTGGAATCGTGTCCCATTTCAAGGCATTTTTAGCTTTCCGCTCACCAAACTCTTCATCATAAATATCCACCAACTTAATGTCTGGAATTACACCTTTATTTTGGGTACTTCCCCCCGTAATACGGTAAAACTTACGTTGCGTTAATGTCGCTTGACCATACGCTAAACTGTCCAACTGAACTTGTGCGGTTCCTTTACCTGTGGTGGTACTTCCTAAAACTACACCACGACCATAATCCTGAATCGCAGCAGAATAAATTTCACTTGCTGAAGCGGATGCAAGATTGACCAAGACTGCCAATGGACCTGCGTAGGTTTGCGCACCACCATCCGTATCCTCAAACACATTTACCGTGCCATTACCATCACGAATTTGCACCACTGGACCTTCTTTAACGACCTGTCCAATCATTTTTGCAACTTCTTCTAGCGAGCCGCCTGGATTATTACGCAAATCAATAATAATCCCTTCAATTTTAGCGTTGGCTAATGACTGCAATGCTTTATTGGTATCTTCAGCCACAGAGCGATATTCATTACCTGCACGACGTGCACGATAGTTCAAATAGAAAGATGGGATTTCAATCACACCAAACTTATGCTTTTTACCATCACGCATGACTTCAACTGTACGAGAACGCACGCCAGCATCTTCTTCTTGAATCACATCACGGGTCAATGTCACGGTACGCGCTTGATTCATCGAAGCACCTGCACCTAAGAGTTTAATACTCACTTTGGTGCCACGTTTACCACGAATCAATCCCACAATTTCTGAACTTGGCCAGCCAATGACATCAATCATTTTCTCGCCATCTTGTGCTACACCAATGATACGATCCCCTGATTTGACTTGCCCTGATTTACTCGCAGGTCCACCTTCTACGATGGTTTCAATCTTGGTGTAATCTTCATTGCTACGTTCAGGACGAATCGACACCCCAATCCCTTCAAGCTGCAAGGTGGTTTGACGATTCAGTTCGATCGCATCTAACGGTGGGAAATAATTACTATGCGGATCATAGGTTAATGTCATTGAGTTTAAGATTTTTTCAAGGACATCGTCACTCTTCACCCGCCCCATACGCTCTAACTGACGAGTATAGCGCTTGGTCAATGTCTGCACAGGTGTTAAGTCTTCAGATGCTGTCAAATCCTGACCATTTGCCAAAGAAGGATCATCTTTTAAGGCTTTTTGTTTTGCCTGTTCCTCTTGTTTGGTAATGGTTAAATTGATGAGTTGGGACACCAACATTTTATTCCAGTACTGCTCTTGCTCCGCTTTACTGTTAAAAAATGGTGATTTTTCACGATCCGTTTCAATATAAACATCAGGCTGATTCAGGTTTTGTGGCTTTTTTAATTCAGCCAACATATAGGTATAAAACTCTTTTAGACGTGCCCGATATTGCGCATGAATCGCATACGGCCCTGTTAAATCCCCAGCTTTTAAAGCAGCACCCAATGATGCACCATATTGCTTTTTATACTGTTCAATTTCAGGCGCTAAAAATAAAGAATGGTCTGGATCCAAACTATCTACATACATATCTAAAATACGTGCAGATGTAGTGGCATCCAAACGCATATTCAAATAATGCTGACGATCCACCAAAGTCGCCAACTGACGTGTCACCAAAGCTTGTTCTTTGGTCGGTTGAATAGACGCTGAAACAGAAGCTGGTTCAGTTGCGGCAATAGCCTCTGTAATAGCATGATTAAAAAATAATCCACCTGTTGCGATAGCAACTGCACATGCGATTGTTTGAAGTTTCATAAATTGTGTGTACTTCCTTGGATTTACCAATTTCAGCGCTGTTTTTTAAATGAATTCATGTGATTCAAAATCTTAAACAACTTTATCTGTTTATATCGTGTAGTTTTATCATAATCTGTACTGACAAAATGTAGCAAATCATTGCAGAATTCGGTTATTGTTTCTTTTTAAATAAATACAATTCGGATTTCTTATGATCGGCGCATTGATGCTTGACATTGCAGGCACAGAACTTACTCAAGAAGATATTCAACTATTACAAGCTCCGCAAGTCGGTGGCATGATTTTATTTTCAAGAAATATCCAATCTCCTGCGCAAGTACGCACGCTTACCGATCATATGCGTCAAATTCGCCCAGACATTTTAATTGCTGTTGACCAAGAAGGTGGTCGTGTACAACGTTTAAAACAAGGCTTTACATTATTACCAGCAATGGGACATTTTGGCGAACTTTACTTAACTCAACCTGAAAAAGCACTTGATTTAGCTGAAAAATGTGGCTGGCTGATGGCAACTGAAGTTTTAGCTGTAGGGATTGATTTTAGCTTTGCGCCTGTTTTAGACCTCAATGGAGTTAGTGATGTCATCGGTGATCGTGCATTTGCTCAAAATGTACAAGATATTGTGCCACTTGCAAGTGCCTTTATGAAAGGTATGCAACGTGCAGGTATGGCAACTACAGGCAAACATTTCCCAGGACATGGCTCAATCAAAGCAGACTCGCATGTTGCCGCAGCGATTGACTCACGTAGCTATGATGAAATTTACCAAAATGACATGCAAAGTTTTATCAAACTACAAGATCAACTTGATGGTTTGATGCCTGCCCATGTGATTTATGAAAATGTTGACCCAAATCCTGCAGGCTTCTCACCGTATTGGATTCAGAAAGTATTACGCCAAACGTTAAAATTTGATGGCGTGCTATTCTCAGATGATTTAAGTATGCAAGCAGCTTGTGTGGCAGGCGGCGCAGATGCACGCATCAAAGCAGCCTTGGAAGCAGGTTGCGATATGGGACTGGTCTGTAATGATCGTGAGTCAGCATGCACAGCCCTCGCAGGTATTGAAAATTTAGCATTGCCAAATCAAGAACGTTTAGCACGTATGCGTGGAAAAATTCCAAATATTCACATTGGCGAACAACTAGATTTGGGTGAAGAATGGCAAGTTGTCAAAAAAGTCATTGAAGAATTTAAGAATTCACTTTAAAAATAGAGGGACACCAAGTGTGTCCCTTTTGATTTCAAAATCAAAATAACAAAAAGAACGTTAAGGATAACTATGTCTGATCAAGTCTTGTCAAAACATCGCCATATTTCATTTACTGCCCACTATACTGGATATATTTGGTATCAAATGGGGATCTCCCATCCCCTCCTTGCAACCTCAAAAGGCAAATCCTTAGCCTTTATTGCCAATCCTGTTGAAACTTGGGCAGAAAAATATGTGGGTGGCAGTATGCGCACCACCTTAAAAGATCGTCATATCATGTTAGATGACACACTCAAACAGTTGATCGAGCGTTATCCTGATCTACAAGTTTTGGAAATCGCTGCAGGATTATCACCACGGGGGTGGTGGTTTAGAGAATATTTTCCACAGATTGATTATCGTGAATTAGACTTGCCTGAGATGGCAAAAACCAAACAAGCAGCCTTAAAACAAATCAATGCAGCAAGCCCTGATGTTTTATCGGTTGATTTATTTACTGAAGATTTTAAAAATGCATTTGCTGTTTTTGACCCACAACGTCCTTTGGTGATCATCAGTGAAGGTTTAATTAATTATTTTGAGAAAAGTCTATTACAGCAGTTATTAAAATCGATTGTGAATTATGGACAAAACTTTGCGGTGCTACATTATCTGACCGATATTTATCCTGAACCAATCAAAAACAAACTGGCATCTGTCATTTGGAACAGTAGTAAACTACTTAAAGTAGTTTCTCGTAGTGCTTTTAGTTTTCACTTTCAAACACCTCAAGAAGCCCGAGTTTTTTTCCAAAAAGCAGGATTTAATCAAGTGGATGTGATTCAACCGAGCCTTTATTTCTCAGAAAAACAACTTAACAATGGCAATGCTGAAGAACATTTAGGGGACTTAGTGTGGATGATTCATGCTGAAAAATAGCGAATTCTAGCTATAAAAAAATCAGTCATATTCGACTGATTTTTTATTCACCTGAAAATCTTAAACACTTTCACAGACTTCTGCGTCTAATATGGCACGTTCTGCTGCAATGAATTTAAGTAAACGATCTGCATTTTCAAAACTACCATGCTTAAATAAAGCACGAATATGATTTTTGCCTGTCTCAAAGATCAAACATTCAATGGCAAAATCGCCTTGCTCATCATTTAAAATCAGTGCCAAATCACGTGTATGCTCAGCTGCAACTTGCACATCTTCTGCACTTAATGTCATTGAAAGTCCAAAATAATTTAGATCATTAACATGCACATCTAGTCTACACGCTAAATGACGATGGTGCAGTTGACGTTTAGGTTGTTGAAGATGAATACGGTCTTCCCCACGACGTTCCATATTTTGCATGTCTTCACGACTTAAATTAATGATGCCATCTAAACCATGAATCGACTCACCTTTTAAATAGGTGGTAAATAGCGTCATGGTTTCCTTACGGCGTTGTAGTTGTGGCACATGATCCGCATTAGCAA
Encoded here:
- a CDS encoding RsiV family protein, which codes for MLDQKRTLVLSMLMATFALSACQPKADQKEQKQPVEQSSSSEAVDTTLTLQGQSEKVAVELPECSGNSCPEFSVERLHTNQFVVDNIIDQAILKNLDQILDVGNQSKSIQEEKKKTEQQQKQDEQQASSSVIAANAAKTPAQSMADQLKPYVATFTALQQELLSLGASSKISVSVSPKILNSTEPLATVVLNTSSYLGGAHGSASQVYYNFDLKHQKQVGLDDIIAPNQKKELEKLAYEAFKVWVTDNKLADNLQEYEQVWKFKLSNNFYLGKNGLILQYGEYEIGPYVVGLPRLEIPYSALKTVLKQPYLPAELLVDQPASATLAAKNK
- a CDS encoding peptide chain release factor 3; protein product: MFKEQLAKEVAARRTFAIISHPDAGKTTMTEKLLLWGQAIQVAGMVKSRKADRAATSDWMEMEKERGISITTSVMQFPFKDKMINLLDTPGHEDFSEDTYRTLTAVDSALMVIDGAKGVEDRTIKLMDVCRMRDTPIISFVNKMDREIREPLELLDEIENVLKIKCVPLTWPLGTGRDFAGVYNLIEEKFYVYKAGFGSTITDIEVRDGYDHADLREKVGELAWAAFEESLELVQMANEPLDREEFLTGRQTPVLFGTALGNFGVDHVLDAFSNYAPPPKAHPTEVRTVEATEEGFTGFVFKIQANMDPKHRDRIAFMRICSGRYEKGLKMKHVRIDKDVRISDALTFLAGDRQHLEEAWPGDIIGLHNHGTIQIGDTFTSGEKLQFTGIPHFAPEMFRRVRLKDPLKSKQLQKGLKELSEEGATQVFMPQNSNDLIVGAVGVLQFEVVAYRLKEEYKVDCIYEPVSINTVRWVSCSDEKKFNEFKKKAHDQLSVDGGGHLTYLAPSRVNLQLMQERYPDIEFRATREH
- a CDS encoding bifunctional diguanylate cyclase/phosphodiesterase; the protein is MLDNIDLILGAAVLAFIASGLLMCVEKLIKKKDKVVYRRAILVAFGSCFGLCVWGIHFLGMQNYLPDTYSFKLGLSCYSYFIVVLASVFSAWVITQNKLPCSRLLLCSLFMGTGISGMHYLALMAVNLPEHEIHYDPIWVILLIVISIIVSGFSLWFAFKAKNSVYAKHWMRVTIFLMLVISLMGLYYTGMTAASFYNFTEVPHLDDGAQHSQEMLLLSMMFFTCVVLASACLVAVLELRLEERNLQLLKINEELENLTLQDNLTKLPNRLFLQDHIEKLFQRYKLTHQKFALIYLDLDFFKAVNDNFGYQVGDHLLVALTERLQSVLDDNQILLRLGGDEFLIILPQIKEFQLESIAEKILVKVQERFLIEHKQINISASLGIVLYPDHGQSLHDLLTHADTAKMLAKEQGRNTFCIYSASSEQYFQHRHQSKLINDLYRAVDEQQFVLYYQAKFLADYQICGAEALIRWQHPTLGLLAPNRFIEAAEQTGLIIRMGYWALEQACMQLHVWHEKKLPFCQIAVNLSAVQFEHKHLVSTLDKLIKKYKIQPKELVLEITESTAMHHIEKSICTFERLRALGVLLAIDDFGTGHSSFLYLKDLPVDELKIDREFIRNLCEGSKDEIILESIIHLAIRLGLVVTAEGVETEQQAEILKRLGCQQLQGYLLGKPMPIQCLEAKYFAGS
- a CDS encoding carboxy terminal-processing peptidase encodes the protein MKLQTIACAVAIATGGLFFNHAITEAIAATEPASVSASIQPTKEQALVTRQLATLVDRQHYLNMRLDATTSARILDMYVDSLDPDHSLFLAPEIEQYKKQYGASLGAALKAGDLTGPYAIHAQYRARLKEFYTYMLAELKKPQNLNQPDVYIETDREKSPFFNSKAEQEQYWNKMLVSQLINLTITKQEEQAKQKALKDDPSLANGQDLTASEDLTPVQTLTKRYTRQLERMGRVKSDDVLEKILNSMTLTYDPHSNYFPPLDAIELNRQTTLQLEGIGVSIRPERSNEDYTKIETIVEGGPASKSGQVKSGDRIIGVAQDGEKMIDVIGWPSSEIVGLIRGKRGTKVSIKLLGAGASMNQARTVTLTRDVIQEEDAGVRSRTVEVMRDGKKHKFGVIEIPSFYLNYRARRAGNEYRSVAEDTNKALQSLANAKIEGIIIDLRNNPGGSLEEVAKMIGQVVKEGPVVQIRDGNGTVNVFEDTDGGAQTYAGPLAVLVNLASASASEIYSAAIQDYGRGVVLGSTTTGKGTAQVQLDSLAYGQATLTQRKFYRITGGSTQNKGVIPDIKLVDIYDEEFGERKAKNALKWDTIPTAPFKREGLIQPHVAQLAEQSKLRVNADPQFQYLAARKAISQHTKDQKQVVLDIEKRKAELNELELKTLAAENKRRAETGLKAYPNWESYQASLDALAESRAKMKANKRPALPEEETFVTEAANVLIDLAQLQK
- the nagZ gene encoding beta-N-acetylhexosaminidase, which produces MIGALMLDIAGTELTQEDIQLLQAPQVGGMILFSRNIQSPAQVRTLTDHMRQIRPDILIAVDQEGGRVQRLKQGFTLLPAMGHFGELYLTQPEKALDLAEKCGWLMATEVLAVGIDFSFAPVLDLNGVSDVIGDRAFAQNVQDIVPLASAFMKGMQRAGMATTGKHFPGHGSIKADSHVAAAIDSRSYDEIYQNDMQSFIKLQDQLDGLMPAHVIYENVDPNPAGFSPYWIQKVLRQTLKFDGVLFSDDLSMQAACVAGGADARIKAALEAGCDMGLVCNDRESACTALAGIENLALPNQERLARMRGKIPNIHIGEQLDLGEEWQVVKKVIEEFKNSL
- a CDS encoding class I SAM-dependent methyltransferase, whose translation is MSDQVLSKHRHISFTAHYTGYIWYQMGISHPLLATSKGKSLAFIANPVETWAEKYVGGSMRTTLKDRHIMLDDTLKQLIERYPDLQVLEIAAGLSPRGWWFREYFPQIDYRELDLPEMAKTKQAALKQINAASPDVLSVDLFTEDFKNAFAVFDPQRPLVIISEGLINYFEKSLLQQLLKSIVNYGQNFAVLHYLTDIYPEPIKNKLASVIWNSSKLLKVVSRSAFSFHFQTPQEARVFFQKAGFNQVDVIQPSLYFSEKQLNNGNAEEHLGDLVWMIHAEK